The genome window TGTGGAGGCCAGCACCGGTGGAGCCTGTCCCCATGGAGGTGCACGTGGATCATTGCGTGAATCGCGCCTCCTATGTGTTCCTGCGGGAGGTGCTCCGCAGTAGCCTGGGCAGCCCACTGCACCTCTGCTGCCAGGGCCTGTGGGCTGAGGACCTGCCCACACAGAACACTGTGGCCCTGCTGCAGCTGCTAGACACGGGCTGTCTGTGCCGTGTGGATCTGCACTTCAACAACCTGGGCCTGTGTGGCCTCTGTCGTCATCCCGCACATGGCTGGGTTCCTGCGCCCGGCCAGCCTGCGGCTgctctgtgttcaccagaactcacGGCAGCCCTCTGTGCACAGCGAGGACAACTTCTGCTACTTCCTGGCCCAAATGGGGTGCTTCACCTGGCTCCTCCCTCCTGTCTGGATGGCTGGAGCAGCTGCTAAGGTGGGCCGGCCCACCGCTGCCCCAACCCCACCACAGGGACCAGGCCTGGCCTGCCTGTGACTCCCTGTGTCTCTGCAGCATGCTGCCAAGGCCCCTGGGGAGCCTGGAGCTGGCCGTCTGTACCCTGCTGCCTGAGGACCTGTGCTCCCTGGTGTGGAGCCCCCACACTGCCCACCTCAAGAAGCTGGATCTGAGTGGCAACGATCTGTCTGGCAGCCAGCCGGCGACCTTCTGGAGTCTCCTTTGGGCAGCAGCAGCCATGCTGCTGCACCTTGAGCTGACCGAGAGCCAGCTCGCTGACCCCTAGCTGCTGGCCACGCTGCCTGTGCTAACGCGCTGCTCCGGCCTCCACTACCTGGGGCTCTACAGCAGCCCATCGTCTGTGGTGGGTCTCAGAGACTTGCTGTGGGACTCGGCAGCCCAGGCCGAGCTGTGCACTGTGGTGCACTCCTTCCCCGTGGACTGCTATGGGGGTCTGCCCTGGCCACTGCCTGTCTCTGTCCTCCTGAAGGTCTCCATCAACGAGATGTTTGCCCATGTGGAGGCTGAGCTGCACCCCTGCTGGCCTCAAGTCGAGGCCATGTGCTCTGGACCACAGAAACCTATGGGCGCCTGGCTGCAGACTGCAGCCTGTGACTGCCAGGATCCCCTGTGGTTGGGGCCACCAGTGCCCAGTAGCCTGCCTTCCCCTCGGGCAGGCAGGGCTGTTGAGGGAACTTCAGGGGTCTAGAGGACCGCCCCATCCCATCCAGTACCCTGTAGGTCCCCCTTCCCTTGGTGCAGGGCCTGCCTTACTCCCACTCACCCCTGAGCCTCCTGTGCTTCCCATGGTGTCCCTTGTGGTTTGGCACCTGCACCTGCTCCACACTGTGGTTGACTGTGTGGACCACAGGACTGGCTTCTCAGTGGGCTACCGCTGGCCACACTCCTGGGGCGTGTCCCTCCCTGCAGAACCCTCCTTGGATCTCAGCTGTAAGCCTCCCAGAGTTTTCTCTCTGGGACCCTCCTTCCCATCCCCTTCCTGACAGCGAGTGCCCTCGGGttgaggtggggaggggctgctTCAGGAGGGTCCGGTCCTCTTGTCTTGCTGCCCTGGTCTGTGTCCTGCTGCCGCTTCAGCTGGCCCTAGCAGTTGGGCCTCAGGGCTGGAGGCAGTGTCAGGTACAAATGTGCAGCATGCTCAGAACTTGACTCTGGCTGTTTTTCTGTTCTGATTAGCCCAGGGACTTGCTCTCATCTGCTCTCCTCCATCcggctgctgcccccacccctctcGCCTTGGCTCCTGCAGCAGGCCAGGCTTGGGGCCAGAGTTGGGCCCCTGCAGAGCACAGGGGTTGCGGTGATTCTGGAGGGGGCTGTTTTCCGGGGGGGCGCGGTGGGGGTGTTGGGgagcctccctgaccacccgtcgGTCCCCGAAGCCCCGGGCCCTGGTCGCTGCACACACGGCTCGGCGCACACTGCGCAGCTTCCACTCTTTACTGACCGGCGCGCGCCCGAGCATGCGCGGACCCacggcggggcggggccgggagcGCGGCGGCCACGTCATCAGGGCGCGCCGGCGGCTCAGCAGTGGATCTCGTAGGCCGCCTGCGGCTGGAACGCGAGCCCGTGCGCGGCGCCTTCGGCCGGGGCGCGGTCAGCTGGCCGCGGGGGCGCCAGCGCGTCGGCGAAGAGCGGCTTGGAGCGGTCGATGACGAACATCTCGTGGCCGCGCTCGCCGCGGAGCTCCTCGAGCTGCGCGAAGGTGCAGGGCCCGTCCGAGTAGTCGTTGACGAAGAGCACGCCCTCCCCCGGCGGCCCCGCGGCCTTTTTGCGCTTGCGCCGCTTGCGGCCGATCATGGCCGCCAGCAGCAGCGCCGTGAGCGCCAGGAGCGCGATGGCCGCCGCGATGGCCGTCTGCGTGGCCAGGCCCAGCGCGCGGAAGGCCATGCTGCCCGCCTCGTGCAGGGGCTCGTGGCCGGCGGGGCCGACGGCCGGGGCCGGCGGGGGCGCcggcggctgctgctgctgctgctgggtcaGGTTCACCAGGAGCTGGAAGGGCACGCGGGCCGCGCCGCCGGCGTTGGAGGCCTCGCACTCGTACTTGCCGGCGTGCGCCAGGGTGATGTTGGTCAGGAAGAGCATGCCGGTGCCCGTGTCGGAGGCTCCGGGCGCGCCCCGGCCCGGCGCCTCGCTCTCGGCCTGGGCCCGGGCCCGCGGTCGTCCCTCACGGGACTGGGTCACTTTTCTCCAGGTCACCAGGGGCTGCGGGTAGCCGGAAGCCTGGCAGGCAACCCGCAAGTCCTCTCCCAGGTTGGCTGTGACCTCCAGCGGCTCCACGTGCACCGAGGGCGGGATGCAGATGAGGCTGCTGCCAGGAATGTCCAGGAGACTCTGAAGTGCCAGGCGCGGGGGTTCTGCACACACGATCTTCCTGTCCCTGGAACTTAGCAGCCGCTGGCCTCCCTCCTTCATCCAGGTGCCCAGCCAGTGCAGGGCGCAGTCACAGCGCCACGGGTTCtctgcgggggtggggggggcagacTCTTCAACCACCCGCCCGCCTTTCCGCTCTCTGTCTTCCCCCTCCGCTGCGTTCTGGGAGAGCCCGTTTCTCTGAAGTTGCTGCTGTGAGGGCCACGGTTCCCTCCCCTCTGTTCTAGTCCACAGACACCCAGACCTCAGCGCTAAAACCTTGCAAGTCCTGTCAGCCTTGTCTTTGGGTGCCATCTGGAAACCCCCCAATTCTGGCTGCTGTCTGGTCTTGCAGGTTATGTGCCTGCCCTCTGATGGCCCACAGTATGTGAGCCCCTCAAGCCTCTGCTATGCTTTTCTGTCTTCCATAGGGGTGGCTGAGCTGTGCTTCCGCCAGCACCCCCATTCCTGGCCATCTGCTCCCCAGGCTGAGAAAGAGTGGGGCCGGGCATCTGCAGCTCTGAGCCACCAGAGCTCTGAGACTCCTGGGCCCACAGAGGGAAGTACCTGTGAGGCGGAGGACCTGCAGGCTGGCCAGGGGCTGCAGGGCCTCACGGCTGATGGTGCCCAGCTGGTTCCTGCTGAGGTCCAGCAGAGCCAGCGAGGAGAGTCCAGCCAGGGCCTGGTCCTCCAGCAGCTCAATGTGGTTTTCCTGCAGGTGCAGCTCCTGCAGGCGCTGGAGGAGGGCACAACTGGTCATGGAGGAAGGGGTCCTGCCTGGCAGATCCCATTCTTAGGAGGTCCCCAACCTCCCCCATGCCTGCAGATGGGCTCTGGCTACAGGCTGAACGGGTTGGCTGTTGTTTTCACTACTCCAGCCCGGTGGAGCAGGTGGCTGTTGGTGTCTGCACTCACCGGCAGGTGCAGGAAGGTGAAATCCAGCAGCCGGGCCAGCTGGTTGCCCGCCAGGTAGAGCACACGCAGCTGGGCCAGGCCGGTGAAGGCGCCGCCCCGCAGGCTGCGCAGCTGGTTGCCGGTGAGCGCCAGCTCGAGCAGACGCGGCTGCGCGCGGAAGGCGCTGGGCTCCAGGCCGTGCAGGCTGTTGTTGTGGAGGTAGAGGCGGCGCAGGGCCGCGAGCGGCGCCAGGGCGCCGGGCTCCAGGTGCGCGATGCTGTTGTCCTGCAGGAACagcgtctggggggggggggggcgggaggCGCTTATACAGCTGCGGCGTCTCCGTCCGCTGGGGCACCCCATTCGTCCCGCTATGACGCGCGTCCTCCTCCCGCGCCCCAATCCTCCGTGTCGCGGGCCGCCCCTGCTCCAACCCCTGGCCCGCGGCCTCACGCGGTTCCCACCTGCGTACCCGGCGGGATGCCGGGCGGGACTGCGCGCAGCTGCAGGGCGCCGCACTCCACCGTGGTGCTGTAGCAGCGGCAGGCGGCCGGGCAGCCCGCGACGCGGGGCGGGAGTCCCGGCAGTggtggcggcagcagcagcagcaacaggagCAGCGCAGACGCCCCTGAGGCCATCTCGCGCGGGGAGTCGTGGACCGCAGTGCTGCGGCCTCTCCACGGGCCGCTCCTGAAACAGAGGTTGGCAGCTGGCCGCTCACACGTGAGCCGGCTCTAGAGCGCAGGTGGAGGACCTTACCCTAGGTCTAATTTTCAAAAGGTTATAAGTCAgttaaagaaacagataaataaaacgTTCTCATCTTTGACAAAAACACCTTCATAAAGACTTGGGACACTGAGTTCAAATTTAGAATCCAGATCTCAGTCTTGTTACCAGCTGTGGCCTGATGGGAAGAGGCCCTCCCCTCAGTTCAGCCTCCTCTCATCCCACCCCCTCCCTACGCTGTACCCCGAGAGGCTTGCTGCTTGCACAGGCCAACTCCCCGGCAGACAGCCACCCTTTGGCCATCACTTAGCCCTAAGGCACATTAGAGGCTGGTGCAGGTGCTGCAAGTGGGCTTGGGAACGTGTGCAGTGAATTCAGGGCTCCCAGCTACCCAAACATGCACTTGAAGGGAAGAGGACTCTGGGCAGGCGTATCTCCTTGTCCACGTGGACAACTCACCCTGTGCGGATCGCAAGAGAGCTGAGGCCCAGAACAGAGGTCTTTCTGTGTTCTCAGGATAAGGCTGGAAGCCCCAAGCTGTGGGTGTCCCTGTCCTCACCCCACCTTGACTGAGCATTGACTCCAGCCCTCTTGGCCCCTGAACTCACACTCCAACCCCACCATGGGGTTCACCTGTCAGGATGGGGAGGGGCATGTGCAGAGCTGGCCCCAGAGGAGCTGCCAGCCATAGGGCAAAGCCACAGCACAGCTTTGTCCAGGCCCTGCCCTCCACGGGGGGTCAAGGGGGTGGAGCAGCTTAGCCAGGACTGGGGCTTACGGAGTGGGCTGAGGGATAGGGCAAAACAGGAGGAGAGCCAGGACAGTCCATGGCCTGTGCTGCTCATGCTGGCTCCTGAAAAGGTGGGAGTGGGGTGTGACAGAGGGGCCTTGGGCCACCTGTTGGGTTTCCATTGTCACCTCCCAAGTAGGCTCTGAGAGCAGTGAGCTACAGAACTGCAGGAACATGTGCTGTGTGGGAGGTTCCCGCAGGCGCCACTTGGCCCTGGAATCAGGGGCACAGTCACTGCACTCCCCCCACCCCGGCAACCCCACTCACATCCTCGCCCTCTGTGAATACCCAGTGCACGTTCCCTGCCTGCTGGGGGTGGAGGAAAGCCGCACAACCTTAGTGTTGGTGTACGTCCTGCTCTAAATTGTTATTCACATGGTTATTAAAAAtaactagaaatgaaaatatggaaaCTTAAGCACAGCAATAAAGTTTTTAATGGAATAGCTTCAGCCCAGCAGAGACAATTCCCAGGCGTCTCAGGATATGTGTGAACCTCAAGATAGGGGCATTCCCTAGGTCCCCTGCCCACTTCCTTGAGTTCAAGGGACTGGCCCAGGACCAGCCTCCAGGACTAAGGCCCGTGAAGTAAAGAAGGTTCGCGGCCTCCTCCTCAGGACGCAGGGCACTGCTGCTCACGAGGAACCCTCCCAGATGCGGATCCGTGGGAAATACCAGCAGGGGCAGGGTGAGGGTCCCAGCGGGAGGGGCGCTCAGAAATCCTTTACCCAGCGAACAACCCCTTAACCCGACTGGGCAGGGATCAGGGCGTCACATGCGGGAAGCGGCAGCCGCTGTCACCGTCTCCGGGTGCGCAGCTGT of Choloepus didactylus isolate mChoDid1 chromosome 14, mChoDid1.pri, whole genome shotgun sequence contains these proteins:
- the LRRC24 gene encoding leucine-rich repeat-containing protein 24; its protein translation is MASGASALLLLLLLLPPPLPGLPPRVAGCPAACRCYSTTVECGALQLRAVPPGIPPGTQTLFLQDNSIAHLEPGALAPLAALRRLYLHNNSLHGLEPSAFRAQPRLLELALTGNQLRSLRGGAFTGLAQLRVLYLAGNQLARLLDFTFLHLPRLQELHLQENHIELLEDQALAGLSSLALLDLSRNQLGTISREALQPLASLQVLRLTENPWRCDCALHWLGTWMKEGGQRLLSSRDRKIVCAEPPRLALQSLLDIPGSSLICIPPSVHVEPLEVTANLGEDLRVACQASGYPQPLVTWRKVTQSREGRPRARAQAESEAPGRGAPGASDTGTGMLFLTNITLAHAGKYECEASNAGGAARVPFQLLVNLTQQQQQQPPAPPPAPAVGPAGHEPLHEAGSMAFRALGLATQTAIAAAIALLALTALLLAAMIGRKRRKRKKAAGPPGEGVLFVNDYSDGPCTFAQLEELRGERGHEMFVIDRSKPLFADALAPPRPADRAPAEGAAHGLAFQPQAAYEIHC
- the LRRC14 gene encoding LOW QUALITY PROTEIN: leucine-rich repeat-containing protein 14 (The sequence of the model RefSeq protein was modified relative to this genomic sequence to represent the inferred CDS: inserted 11 bases in 6 codons; deleted 1 base in 1 codon; substituted 1 base at 1 genomic stop codon), translating into MGVAGLDFILHPRKTGFLIGFVVWEAWVLNPEKSIGMLKARPRRTAECTRDSLFSLEGGAGLGPSIPPSHVPGPCQPLDVQAHPPALLPAWLHWPPPPVPGWLPARPSTVHTLVFLGRQQVLRCQPATFQALPLLLCECXPLLFKVAFMERKTAMLRELVHXWPFPLFSFQQLLQECMHCSWALLQEWPSTKSVQAVILGLTARLHTLQAETSSQPLGRKHALWVLYMMGLFDDGVEQDPGTMSMWDCMAGMAHTCIAQQQGAAVEASTGXEPVPMEVHVDHCVNRASYVFLREVLRSSLGSPLHLCCQGLWAEDLPTQNTVALLQLLDTGCLCRVDLHFNNLGLCGXSVVIPHMAGFLRPASLRLLCVHQNSRQPSVHSEDNFCYFLAQMGCFTXGSSLLSGWLEQLLSMLPRPLGSLELAVCTLLPEDLCSLVWSPHTAHLKKLDLSGNDLSGSQPATFWSLLWAAAAMLLHLELTESQLADPXLLATLPVLTRCSGLHYLGLYSSPSSVVGLRDLLWDSAAQAELCTVVHSFPVDCYGGLPWPLPVSVLLKVSINEMFAHVEAELHXLLASSRGHVLWTTETYGRLAADCSL